The Xanthomonas rydalmerensis genomic interval GCAGGCGTGGTACAGCGTCGGCGTGCAGTCCGAATCAGGCCCGGCGCGGTTGCCGGCGTAGGCCATGTAGTAGGTATCGCCGCGCTTGAACAGCCAGGGTGCCTCGAAATAGCCGTCCAGCGTGGTCACCGCCACCGCCTGCCCATTCGGCGTGACCATGTCGCGCTCCAGCTCGATGCCGAACAGCTTGCCGAAGGTGCCCCAGTACAGGTACACGCGGCCGTCGTCGTCGACCAGCACGGTCGGGTCGATGTTCTGGATCGCATTGGGCACCGGCAGCGATTGCGACAGGATCGGTCCCTGCGGATGCGCGTCGCGCCACGGCCCCAGCGGGCTGTCGGCCACCGCCACGCCGATCGCGAACGGATCGGCATTGCGCGAGTGCGCCTCCTGCACCGGCGCATACAGGTAGTAGCGTTTGTCTGGACCCTGCACGATCTGCGCGGCATAGGCGTGGCCGGGCGCCGCCCAGGCGAACACCTGCTGCGGGCGTAGCAGCGTCGGGTAATGGGTCCAGTTGCCGCGGCCGACGTCGTCGGTGACCAGCAGTTGCCAGCGGTCGATCACGAAGTCGTTTTGCTCCGGCGCAGCATCGTCGCGGCCGGCGATGATGTAGAGCTTGCCGTCGGCGACCAGCGGCGCGGGATCGGCCGAATAATCGCGGCCATCGGCCAGGATCGGATTGCCAGGCGCATGCACCTGCCGCGACCACGGCACCGCCGGTGCGGCGGCTGCGGTCAGGCCGATGCAAGCAGCGCATGCCGCAAGCAGCCAAGCGACTGTATTGCGTACGGGCTGCCCGCTCATGGCGCTGCCTCCGCCTCGATCACCAGTTCCAACCGCACCGGCAGCGTTCCGGTGCCATCGCGGCCCTGCGCCTGCCCGACCACGCTCGTGCGACCGGGCGTCGCATAGGAAGCCGGCGCCAGGGGCGACCACTGCACCGGCACGCGCTCGCGCGAGCCGTCGTTGTACTGCACGGAAACCCGCTCCGGCAGCGCCGGCGCTTGCCCGGCGCGCACGTGCAGTGGCGGCGGCGCCTGCACCGTGGTGAGCTGGCCCGGCGCGGTCGCGCGGACCCAGACGCTGGCGCTCACCGGCACGCCGCCATCGGCCAGGCCCTGCACCTGCACGCGGCCTTCCCCGGCCAGTGCGGCCGCATCCGGTGCCGACCAGCGCACCCCCAGCCAGGCCCAGCTGCCGTCGGCGAAGGTGCCGGCAATGCGATCCGGCAACGCCGGCACCTGCCCGGGCGCGATGCGCACGTCCACCGGTTCGGTCGCCACCGCGCGCTCGGCGAATACCTGCCATTCGTCCAGGCCGACCGCGTAGTGGCCCTCGCCCTGCGCCGCGGTCTGCAGCACCGCACGCAAGGCCGTGGTCACCACCGGCGCGAATGCCACCCGGCTCGGTGCGCCGTCGCCATGCACCGGATAGCCGCCGCGCACGGCAATGTCGCGCCACTGCGTACCGTCGAGGTACTGCAAGGTCCACGCGCGCGGCAACGCCACCCCGCCCTGCGGCTGGTCGTCCCAGAAATACAGCGCCGCCGCGCTCAGCCGCTGCGCTTGCGGCCATTGGTACTGCACCCAGACCGAGGCAGGCTGCGCGCGGCCCCAACTGCCCCAGCGGCGGTCGGCGGCCGGCACCTGGTCCGGCGCCGGCAGCAGCCCATCGTTGAGCGCCTGCAGACGGTGGTGGCCGGCGGTGAACTGCGCGCTCGGTGTGGCCTCGCCTTGCACCTGCAGCGTCTGCCCGGCCGGCGTCGGCGCAGCGACCACCGCGATCTCGGCGTGCCCCCGCAAGGCGCCATCGTCGGCCTGCAATTGCAAGGTGTAGGCACCGGGCGCAGTGAAGCGCACCTCGGTCGTGGCCGCCTGCGGCTGCTCGAACAGCGCCGCGCCGCCCGGCGGCGCCTGCAACGTACGCCAGTGCAGCGCCAGCGTGCCGTTCGGCAGCGCGTCGTCGCCGACCCGACCGACCAGGCGCACCACGCCGCCCGCGGCACTGCCGTCTTCCTGCCAGGCCTCGACCTGCGGCGCCTGGTTGCCGTGCGCGGCCGGCACCGCGGCACCGCTGGCATAGGCCTGGATCTCCTTGATCCCGGTGCGCAACGCGCCGGCATGCGTCACCTGCACCCGCCAGTGCTGCGCGCGCAGCGGTGGGAAGCGGATGCGGTTGCGGTTGCCTTGCGCGATCGGCATATCGCGCACCTGGCCCGGAACGGTCTTCCAGGCGTTGCCATCGCGATACTGCAGCACGTACAGCCACGGCGGCGCGTAGCCGGCGCGCGTGCCCGACGCAAAGCCGTGCTGTTCGCCCGGTGGCGATGAACTGCGATAGAAGTACACGCGCACGTCGTCGAGGGTCTGTGGCCGATGCAGATCCAGTTCCAGCCAGTCGCTGGCGGCGGGCGAACCGGCCGTGCCCCAGAACGGCTCGTTGGCGGTGCTGCCATCGACCGCCGCCGTGGCCGGAAACCCATCGGTCGTGTAGCTGGCGCTGACCGCCGCACCCTGCGCCAGGTTGCGCGCGCCGGGCGGCAGCGCGATGTCGAGCCCGGCGTCGGCGAGGACCGCCCCGATTCGCGCCGCGCCTGGAAAGCGCACCTGCTGCGGCACCTGCAGCGCCAGCCGGTGCGTGGCCAGCACGCGCAGCGACGCTGCATCGGCATTGACCGCGTCCGGCAAGGCCTGCACGCGACCGCTGGCCGGGTCGTACAGCACGTGCGCCAGGCGATCGATGGTGAAGGCCAGGCGCCCGTCCAGGTACAGCGAATAGCCCTTCGGCGCGGCGCCGCCGTAGCGGCGACCGTCGCGGTCCCAGACGATGCTCAGGTCGCGGTCGCGATAGCGCAGGCGGTCGGCGGCGAAATGGTCCCAGCCGATGTCGATCGGATACAGCTCGATCAGGGCATCGCTGCGCGGCCGCAGGCCCATCGCATCCTCGATCACGGTGAAGTTGGTGGCGCCGAGCTGGGTGTGGTGGATCCACGAGCGATAGCCGATGCGGCCGCCATCGGCGGCGCTGCCCTGCGCCCAGAATTCGTTCTGGTCCGGGTAGCGGTTGTCGCCGTCGATGTAGTGCGCCCACGCGTTCCAGTACAGCAGCTTGCGGTAGCTGGACGCGTCCAGGTACGGGCTGGGGTAATCGCGCAACACGCTGCCGAGCAGACGGAACGCCACGGTGGAATTGATCACCGAGAAATTGTTGCTGCCGCCCTCGCCGCGCGCCTGCTGGTCGGCCTGGTTGGCGGTGTAGAACGGAAACAGCGGGAACTGCCGGGCGTCGGCGAACAGGCGCAGCGCGCGCACGTACTTGGGATCGTCGTCGGCATCGCCGTGCCTGGGCATCAGG includes:
- a CDS encoding family 43 glycosylhydrolase, whose product is MSGQPVRNTVAWLLAACAACIGLTAAAAPAVPWSRQVHAPGNPILADGRDYSADPAPLVADGKLYIIAGRDDAAPEQNDFVIDRWQLLVTDDVGRGNWTHYPTLLRPQQVFAWAAPGHAYAAQIVQGPDKRYYLYAPVQEAHSRNADPFAIGVAVADSPLGPWRDAHPQGPILSQSLPVPNAIQNIDPTVLVDDDGRVYLYWGTFGKLFGIELERDMVTPNGQAVAVTTLDGYFEAPWLFKRGDTYYMAYAGNRAGPDSDCTPTLYHACIAYGSAPSPLGPWTYRGVLLPPVSSTTSHPGIVEFKGQWYLVYHTADAKGGGHFRRSVAIDRLQWDDTRQPARILPVVATRRLQPPLPPQRNVARYAQASASNGPDIPHQYWIAALNDGRVKRNPLPPQLWGSWTAHNPPQQWLQYSWAQPVTLQRSRILFWADHPPGADTGVAPPARWRLEYRRDGRWWPLAQSTHTPVAGHWQTLRFAPVTTRCVRAVLDASGGGERYAALAVQEWEMLAPQPQRLPQAGTADAQHCDAR
- a CDS encoding Ig-like domain-containing protein, which produces MRTPAPGGAASRVRRGAIALLGSLLFVAAAVSAAADAGDPLDSDGEGLQPSNAAIGMPRFKGAAHPLPDSGVAFAPGQGQGQLQRVFAADLAAGAGSAPGRDFWIDRLLVRQGTGGGFGDSNNWLFTRGRAAYLYTHRPEEPGFVGDVAYVHKTGHDALFRLQLERDGVPIALIEDSAQRRQTPSYFSSVYAGAGVRLQLVKFISEQNVAVAEATVSSTDGVAHTLTLRAVSPMATHAQGAELTGAFVTHNAITTLFPRLSGDGFAVDGASIVRPLVVPARAPAPTLKVQLGLVARELPASLQEYRRIAAQSPQQAYREHVVAYNRWWADNLPYLDTPEDNLDKTLFYRWWLLRFNFLDAAVPGNDYQFPVAIEGVLGYDNAIVLTTGMFIDDLKYLRDPLYAYGSWLGAGETAGGGKYVDNPGAPENWSNSYAQYLSAAAWRAYQVHGGPPAIAGQLARYASDDVEALLRAYDRNGNGLIEYDWAAMTGNDADAVSFDWAKRHGAPRMDRSESAYVYANALAAAQAAQLAGDAATAVRMQALAAKIRRAVLEVLWQDRSAQADGMGLHGDLLKQRQADGPRLPVDWKETNNYYPFSVGLMPRHGDADDDPKYVRALRLFADARQFPLFPFYTANQADQQARGEGGSNNFSVINSTVAFRLLGSVLRDYPSPYLDASSYRKLLYWNAWAHYIDGDNRYPDQNEFWAQGSAADGGRIGYRSWIHHTQLGATNFTVIEDAMGLRPRSDALIELYPIDIGWDHFAADRLRYRDRDLSIVWDRDGRRYGGAAPKGYSLYLDGRLAFTIDRLAHVLYDPASGRVQALPDAVNADAASLRVLATHRLALQVPQQVRFPGAARIGAVLADAGLDIALPPGARNLAQGAAVSASYTTDGFPATAAVDGSTANEPFWGTAGSPAASDWLELDLHRPQTLDDVRVYFYRSSSPPGEQHGFASGTRAGYAPPWLYVLQYRDGNAWKTVPGQVRDMPIAQGNRNRIRFPPLRAQHWRVQVTHAGALRTGIKEIQAYASGAAVPAAHGNQAPQVEAWQEDGSAAGGVVRLVGRVGDDALPNGTLALHWRTLQAPPGGAALFEQPQAATTEVRFTAPGAYTLQLQADDGALRGHAEIAVVAAPTPAGQTLQVQGEATPSAQFTAGHHRLQALNDGLLPAPDQVPAADRRWGSWGRAQPASVWVQYQWPQAQRLSAAALYFWDDQPQGGVALPRAWTLQYLDGTQWRDIAVRGGYPVHGDGAPSRVAFAPVVTTALRAVLQTAAQGEGHYAVGLDEWQVFAERAVATEPVDVRIAPGQVPALPDRIAGTFADGSWAWLGVRWSAPDAAALAGEGRVQVQGLADGGVPVSASVWVRATAPGQLTTVQAPPPLHVRAGQAPALPERVSVQYNDGSRERVPVQWSPLAPASYATPGRTSVVGQAQGRDGTGTLPVRLELVIEAEAAP